CTTTGGAGAATAGGGAAGATAACATATTTTTGGTGTCTCCGTTTACAGCACTTCTTAAGAATTCTTTATTATCGCCCACTAACTTTGCAAATTTCTGTACGTCAACATTTCCTATCTGATCACCAAATAATGCCAAACCTTGCTCCGACAGTGTTGTAACAATAGATTGTGTATCGCCAGACAAAAGACCTTTTATAGCATCTTTGTTATTGAGTAAAGCGCCATATTTTTGTGCTTCTTCAGCAGGTAACAATTCGCCTATCAAAGATGTATTGTTCATTAATAGATCGGTGGTGAAAGATGAAAGATCACCGCTCATCGCTTTGCTGATTAAACTCTGATTTTTAACAATTAAATCCGTGTAGAACGAAGACGAATTATTTGCCACAACGCCTGATAAACTCGAAATGTTTTTACTTAAAACATCTTGTAAAAGATTTGAAGTATCGCCAGATGCTAACTTCACAATAATATCTGAGTTGTTGTTAAGTATTTCCCCGAATTTCCCTAACTGCGCACTACTCAAAGCGGTTCCTAAAATGTTACTGTCTTTACTAAGTAGCGAGTTCAGCATTTTTTTAGGATCCCCATCCAGCGTACTTTGTATAAAGTCTTTGTTGTTAGCAATCAGTTTTGCAAATTTCTGAACGTCAGCATTTCCGATTTGGTCACCAAAAAGTTGTGCACCACTTTGTGTTAAAGTTGTGATAATGGATTGCGTGTTTCCAGAAAGAAGTCCTTTTACGGCATCTTTGTTCGCCAGTAGCGCTGCATATTTTTGTGCTTCACCGAGAGGTAGTTTTTCCCCGATTAAAGAAATATTGTTAACCAACAGATCTGTAGTTAATGATGTAAAGTCACCTTTCAGCGCTTTACCTACCAGATCTTTATTATTTAAAATTAAATTTGAATAAAATGATGCGTTGTTACCACCAATCATGCTGGTAACTTGTCCAATGTTTTTATCTAAAACATTTTGCAAAAGGTTACTCGTATCACCAGTTGCTAGTTTTGCAATAATACTTGCGTTGTTGCTAATAGCTGTATTCAGAAACGAATTTTGTTCTCCCGCATATTTGCTGGTAATACTTCCAACATTGCTGGAGATAATATCAAACATAATTCCTTTGGTATTGCCGTCCATCACATTCTGTACAATCTTGGTGTTGTTTTGGATAAGCTTTACAACTTGTGGATTAAGATTAAGCTCGCTTCCTAAAAGTGATGCGTTATTCGAAACCAAATCACTGAATAAGTTGGAGGTATCTCCCTTTGCTAGTTTGTTTATCGTTTTCGAATTCTTAGCCGCAATTTCGGCAACTTTTTGCCAATTACCTTCTGGTAAAAGGGCTCCGGCAATAGATGTAATCGCGGCAATATCACCAGATTTCAACTTTTGGAAAAATTCGCCTGGCTTTGTAATAACATCTATTAAAGCATTTGGGTTTTTAATAAATTTTAATGCGTGGATACCAGGGATATTTCCTTTAAGTTGAGAAATTGCCAAATCGCTCATCGCTTTAGATAAATTCTGCCAACCCGTTTTTTGGTTATCAACTTCTAAGTCATAGGTACATATAAGAACGGCGTCTACATTTAATAATTTAGCTAAATAAGAAGGCGGAAAATCTCCTGGATGTAGAAAATAGCCAATATCCTGAAGAAGTTTATTGGTAATCCTAATGTCCTGAAGATAAATTTCGGATTTGTAATTGTCGAAAACATCCCAAAATTGTTCTTGCAACAATTTGCCTACCATTTGTTGATTTTCAAATTGTGTTTCTGCCTCTTCCTCGGTATATTCTGGAGGTTTTATGTAGCTAATGGTCGTGTTAAAAGGGATAATGGCTATCTTAACATGATCTTCAATCTCTTGATCGAGGTTTTCATCGGCGTAGATAACATCATTCTGATTAGATTTTAATAAAGTCGCGTACTTGCTAGCGATACTAATTACAGAAGTGATTTGACCAATTTGTCCATTGAACTGGGCAATAGGGAATAAGGTTGCCCCAAACAGTAAAAGAATTGAACACTTTCTTCTAAGCATGGTTTTTAGTATTAGTGGATAAAAGTTTAGTTTTTTTAGAATCGAAATCCTGTTTTTTCAATCTAGGGCAAAAATGCTCTTAATTACTTCTAAAACTGAATTTTTTCAAGGTAGTTTTGAGGTAGTTCAACAACTACCCGCATGGGTAGTTTGTTGTAAGGTTTTGATAGTCAATAACTAAATTAGTTTGATGAAATTTTAGTTTTATTTTTTATGAACTTAAAATTTTTGGAAAACACAGCGGTTATATTATTTTATACTTCTAAGGGTTTACTCAATTTGGGTTTATAAATCAAAAAAAGACGAATAATTTATCCGTCTTTTATTTTTAAAATACCAATATTAAATTAGCGATTTTTCTAATTTAATGGATTATCTTTTTAAAATTAATGAATTGATTTTGGAGAATAGAAATATAAAAATTTCTTTTTTGAAGTTTCAAAATCGGACCAACTGTCACAGTCTATTTCATATCCCGCAACACCACAAGTGGGAAGATTAACAATTTCGTCGCTTAGATAATTTGCAAAATTCGAGATGCCATTGTTATGGGAAAAAATTGCAACTGAGTTAATATCATCGGATAATCCATAAATTAGATTTTCAAAGTGAATTTCTCGGGCATTATACAATTGTTGTTCGGTATCGAAATCTTTATCATAAATTTTTGAAAACACGTCGCAGGTATCTTTTGCGCGTTTTGCGGGACTACTAATAAAACAATCGATTGCTGTATTTTTCTCTTTAAGAAATTCGGCCATTCTTATAGCGTTGGATTTTCCAACTTCTGTTAATGGCCTGTCAAAATCGTCTATGCCTTCTGGCCAATCGCTTTTTGCATGTCGTATTAGTAGAATTGTTTTCATAGTTTTTGCAATTTTTGGAAATTAAAATTAAGAAAAAAATCTTTTTAAAATGACTTTTATTTTAAAATCAAACTGCTATACATAAAAAAAGAGAGAAAACTTATGTTTTCTCTCTTTGGTGACCTTGACGAGCGTATCTTCAAACACTTTTATCGATGATTTGGTTCGATTAAGTCAAATTAAGAATGAATTATATTCTTCCATCTTATCAAGCAAATTCTGTTAAACTTTTTGTTTAATGTAATTTAATAATCTAAAAATTTAGAAATTAACATTCGAATAGTAAGTATTTATTTAGCTGTTGTGGTCTTGTATTGATAACTAAAGAAATATCGAAATGTTTAATGTAAGATTTGGAAAAAGGTTTGAAAAAAAACGGTGAATGGCTTCTATCAGTATCTATCTTTATTTATTTTCACTTTCTTTGCAAAACCTGTATTTAATATATTTGTTAAGGTCAATATAATTTATGCTGTTTATACTATTTAACTGAATAACAATGAAAACAAAAATACCTCTTTTATTATTAATCTTTAATATTGTTTTTTTTTATTCTCAGGAAAAAAAAACAGAAAAGCAAATCGACAGTATAACCACTGCTCTCTGGAGCTCTAAATTTTTTAATGATGAAGGACTTGTAAAACTAACAGAGCTTTACTATCAAGCTAAAGAAATAGATTATGAAGAAGGTCAGATAAGGTTATTAAAAAGAATTGTAGAAATTAAATCATCATACTCAGATTTTATATCAGCACTTCAATACTTAAAATATCTGAAATCTCTCTCTTTGTCGGTCCAACAATACGAAGAATATATTTATGCAAATTGTCTTGAAGCAAAGATTTTTTTCATGGATAAAAATTATTCTCAGGCAAAAAAAGTTCTCAATCTTGCAGAAAGATATCTTTATAAGATTCCGGATAAAGAAAAAAGGAGAAAAGCGAAAACTGAAATCTATATCTATCAATGGTATAATTTTGAAAAATCGAAACTTCCGAAATCTTCTTATGCAGATTCTTTATTATCTATTTCAAAAAAACTTTATAACGAAGCAGTATTAATCGAAAATGATCATAAGCGTGCAAAAAGTGTTCTGTATTCGACCAATTTAATGGTAAACTCTCTTATTCTGTTAAAAAAGTATGAAGAAGCAGTAAAATATTTAAAAATAGGAGGACAAGAGCTTAAGACATTCGGAGAGGTAACTTATCTGGGAGTTGATTATTATGAAGCAAAGGGCGATGTGGAATTTAATTTTAAGCATTATAAAGGTTCTTCAAATGACAGTGCATTAGCAAGCTATAATAAAGCCATAAAAATTGGAGAAGCGCTTGGATATACGGCTAAGACAAAAGAATTATATTCTAAAGTAGCTGAAATCTATAGAGAGAAAGAAGATTACGCAAAGCAAGCGCTGTTTTTACAAAAATCTAGTAATCTGGAAGATAGTATCCAGGTCAAAGAAAACAAAGGATTAAATGAGGTCAAGTCTCTACTATATGCTAATAAAGGAGACGTAACTGAAACTCCTTCTCAAAATAGGACACTGCTTTATTTCTTGTCGGCTGTTGCTTTAATAATTATAGTAATTGGAGGTGGAAAACTTTATTTCAATAAAAAGAAGAATAAAATACAACCTCTGGAAAAAGTAACTTCTGAAAAAGACCCGATTGTCAAAACGAATGCATATAATCATCTTATCAGTCTTGCATTAAAAAATGATTCTTCGTTTTATTTAACTTTTCTAGAAGCATTTCCTGACTTCAGTGAAAAGCTTCTTAATATTAACCCCTTGATGAAAATATCCGATATAGAATTTTGTGCATACATTAAACTTAATCTTGAAACCAAGCAGATTGCAATAATGAAAAAAATATCTGTAAGAGCCGTGGAAGGGAAAAAATATAGAATCCGGAAAAAATTAGGAATTTCAGCAGAGGAAAATATGTATATCTGGTTTTTAAAATTATAGCCAACATATATCTTTTTTACAAATGTAACATTCTAAAAATCAAAACAAAATAAATATCGTGTAGCTTCGTGTAGTTTGCGTGAAATACCGATAACACAAAATTTATACTAAACTGCACATGAAAAGTAATTTTGTAGATTAGAAAAATGACATACTATTTTTCAATACAAAAATTACACATTTGCAAAAACCAAATTTAAAATTATTTAGCGTTTCTGGGGTTATTTCTTTCAAAATGACTTCATTTTTTGCGTTGATATGTCTGTTTTTTGCCAATCTGATCTATGGAAAAATCAGCACTTCGGAAAGTAACGACGACTCTAAAATTATTCTATCAGGAAAAGCTATTGTTTTTGGGTCGGGAGACTTTGTAAATATTGAAAGAGTCCAGAGTGAGGATTTAAAAGAAATAAAAACTGAAAAAGCACAGATTTTTATTTCTGATAATGCTACAGTTTATAATATTGAAGCACTTAGCAAGGCTGAAATCAAAACAATAAAAAAGAATAAAACATCTTCTATCAAAAAAAAGGTTGTTAAAAAAACAGTAACTAATAAAGCCTTAATTGCTTATGTTCAAAAAGAGCCATTGCGGGCGTATTATAATTCTACACATCACTCAGATTTAATATCTCAGAATCAAAAAGAGAAAATTGTTTTTACTACAGGCAGCAGTCAATATTTAATTAAAATAATAATTTCTTTAATCAAAAGATCAGAGAGACGCTTGTATCTAATCACAGGACAAGTTTTTAGTTACTCGGATCCAAGTATCAGACTTTGTTATTTCTCTGGCAAACATTCGGTGAGGCCACCCACACATTTATCTTAAGTAACGTTTTCTGTTCGTAAGGACTGAAACTTCGATCAAAACACAAATTATTTGCCGCTTAAATTTCAGATAATCAGCACTTTGAATGGTTGTCTTAAGAAGTTGTATATCTATTTAAAAAATACAAATGATAGAAAAAGACCACTTTTTTTCTGCGCCGCCTGAAAGCAGAAGAATTCCGGTAAGTACACTTTTAAGGTTATTGAATGAAGATAGTACTTCATTTTATATTGCTTTTTTAGAAACTTATCCCGACTTCACCGAGAAATTGCTAAAAATTAATCCGGCAATGAAGTTCTCAGATATTGAGTTCTGTGCATACATAAAACTCAATTTGGAGACTAAGCAAATTGCGCAGTTTAAAAAAATATCCACAAGAGCAGTAGAAGGCAAAAAATACAGAATTCGGAAAAAACTGAATATTCCTCCCAATATCAATATGTATATATGGATGTCCAGACTTTAAGCTCTCAACATTAAACATCATTAGTTTATGATGCATTATGTCTATAATGATAAAAAAACATAAAAATTAAAAATAATTAAAATTAACAAATGATTAAATTAAAACAAATTTTGGCATTGCTGCTGGTCGTGTTTTCGGCGGTGGTATATGCGCAGTTGCCGGTGCCAACCTATGTTGGGTCGGCGAAATTTTCTGCCATAGGCAGTGGACTCACAGGTATCCCTACCATTAATTTTACCATCCCCAACGGTACAACCAATAAAAACAGGATGATGGTGATTACAATGGCAGGCGAAAGATATAATGCAGGAGCTCTTTCTAACTTTTTTTGTAATAGAAATAGTCCAGCTTCTAATAATTCTAATGTAATCGATTTGCCAGATGTATATGTTAATGGAGTAATATCGACGTTTGAAAATGGATATCATAAAAATGCCCTTAACAGTACCCCTACTGATTTACAAAATTGGAGCGGAGCAACATGGTCTTACAAAATGCCGGATAGTATGACAGGTACTTTACCAATCACTTTTCAATATCTACCAAATCCTCAAACGGCAAATGATGAAATTTCTTTCATTATTTCGGTATATGAAAATGTGAAATCCTCGCAATGGATTAATGGCCTTAATGATTTTGGATATACTAACGTAACAGCCGCACTAACTCCTACGCTGGGTAGAACTGCCCAAGAAATTATGTACATGGTAAATGGCGGTATTACTTATGATACCAATTTGTCTACACCATCTGGCTGGTCATTAGACCAGTTTAATAAAGTTACGAATAATGGTGTTGCTTGGTCTATTTCTCCAAATGAAAACGATGGGATTGCCCATATTGTAGCTCATAAATCTAATATAAGTGGAAATCCTACTGCACTAATAAATGTAACAGGCATACTTGGCTACTATTCAGGTGGATATGTATTCCATGGATTACTTCCTCTTGCCTCTCCCTCTGTTACTGGGCAAGTTGTAACTCCAACACTCAACTCCGCAACTGGCACACAAGGTGGTGGGCTTTGGATGAATGTAGTGGACAAAGCTACCAACAAAGTAGTAGCCGTAGTAGCTGTAGATGCAAGTGGTAATTTCACCATACCAAACGGTGCTTTGGTAGAAACCTATAACTATGATTTTATACTAAGCAAAAATGCAGGTTTTATTAATACCACCAACCCTATAACTGTTGCGCTCAATCCGGGTTGGACTACCGTGGCAGAAGGCATCAACGGCACAACTCCTGATGGTACAGCCAACAGTATTTTCAATTGGACTGCCGGAGATGTTAATGTTACAGGGGTAAGGTTTGCAATAAAAACTATAGACCCTTGTAATGCTTTGGAATCTGGCAATTTAGATTCAGATGGCGATGGCATATCTGATATTTGTGATTTGGATGACGATAACGATGGTATTTTAGATACCGATGAAGGCTTCTGCTTATCAACTCCATTATTGATTGCAAGTAAAACGTTTTCCGCAACTGGTAGTGGTCTAGCAGGAAGGCCAAATATTACATTTAGTGCTCCTACAACAGGTACGGGTAAAAGGTTAATGTTTTTAACACTTACTATTGAGCGAGATCACACACCTACACCTTACGGTGATAACTGGGAATCTACCTTGCCAGCCACTGGTAATTTTGCAAATGCTCCGGTGGTGAAATTTGGCAGTAATGATATGACTGCACGTGCCTACAGTTATTCTATGAAATCTTTAGCTAGTAATAAACATTCAGACGCAACAATTTCGGTTACACAATATGTTTATACATTATGGGATTCTCAAATTTCTCCCGGTTTAAACTCTATTGATTTATCAAAATTTCAATTACCAAAAAATGCTGGCGACGAATGGCATGCCGAAATATTAGTATTTGATAATGTAAACAATCTTGAATACATTGACAGTCAGAGTTCAAGTCAAGCAACAAATGATTTATCAATATCAGGTAATATGCTAGCTAGTAGTCAACCAGCGGGTACTATTCAACAAAATAATGTTTTATTGGCATTTGGTGCAACGTCAGCTCAAAGTGGAATGTCAATCAATTCTGGCTGGAACGCTATAACAACTAATTCTGTAGCCAATACAAGCGGAACTTATGCAACAGACCCAAATACATCAGATGATGTTTTACCTGAAAACGATGGTATTTCTGTATTTACTGCCACAAAAACGGGGGTTACAGGTAACCAAACTGCTACCTTTAGTTTTAATAAAAGTATGTCAACAGCAATAATGTACAGATTAATTCCATATCCTTGTAATCTTAGAGATACAGATGGTGATGGTATTCCAGATTATTTAGATTTAGATTCAGATGCTGATGGTTGTCCTGATGCTATAGAAGGCGATGGAAATTTTACAGCTTCTCAATTAACGTCAGCTTCAGGAACGCTTACATCTCAAACACCTAATCAAAATTTTGGTACTACGGTAGATGCTAATGGTGTGCCAACAGTAGTTGGTGCTAGTGGGCAAGGTATAGGTAATTCTCAAAACGAGATGCTGAACGATTGTATTGAGTTTGTTTGTCTGCCTGACCCTTACGCTGCACAGCAAACTTGGTGGTTGCCTTTTCAAGGAAATAAGGTAAGAATAGATTTCCAATCAGGCTCTGCTGTGCTTAATAATCCTGGGATAGGGTTTTTAGGACAGGGCGTTACTACTGATGGATTTGAAGGAAATACTGCCGTAACACATCCTGTAACCAACGAATTACTTTTCGTGACAGATGGTAATAAAGTGTATAAAGGTTCTACAGGTATTGCTGCTACAGGTTCGGTTGGAGGTAAGGCTTCAGCAGAAGAGGCTGCTGCAGTTATCCCAGATCCTCAAGGGGTTAAAGGTAGGGATTTTATCATTTTTGGTAATGCAACAGCAGATACAGCAGGGACTTTAGTAAGTGCAAAATATAATTTAGAGGCTAATACTCTTACCAATATTACTACTCCTCTTTTACCAGCTAGTTCTATTTACGAAGCGTTGGAAGTTATTCCACATACTAATGGTACTGATTATTGGATTTTAGTGAATACGGCTGATCAAAATGTAAAATCATATTTGTATTCAGAAGTTTCTGGTTTTAACTCGACTCCTGTTTCGTCAATTAGTGTTCCTAACCTTTCAGGGGTACTTGCTGCTAATATTGCTGGATATTCATTTATTACATGGGACCCAAGAACTCCTGGTAAAGTACTTATTGCTAGGCATAATAAAATGGGAATGGCTAATTTTAATCCTGCCACTGGTGCATTAGGAGTTTGGGACGTAAAGGTTACTGTTTCTACAGGTGTTCCAGATACGGACAAACTTTTGGGCTATTCAGTAGCTTTATCTCCTAACGGAAAGTATATTTATTATAAAAATGGAGGAGCCTTGATGTATTATGATAATACAACAGGAGTATCAACTCAGGCAGGAACTCTTCCTTCTATTTATGGATTGAAAGTTGCTAAAGATGGTAGATTATATATATCTAGTCATCCGGATCATCATGGACTATATTATTTGCCAGATGCAAATAATCCCACAGCTTCTACAGCTACACCATCATTCTTTTCTACTGACACAAGGCAGGTTTCTTATCAACTACCAAATAATGTTTACTGGGGATGTATCACGTGTCAGTCAGGTACAGCCGCGCCTGTTTTAACAAATCCTACTATTACGGTTTTACCATCAACGGTTGGTAATTTAATCAACTTGTTAACCGCTAGTAACAAACCTGCTGGTACTGCATTTTCTATCCATTCTGATGCAACAGCTACAGATGCTAATAAGCTATCAAGTTCAACACCTTTAGTGGCTGGAACTACATATTATATATCATTTTATGATGGTTTAGCGGTTTGCTATAGCCCTACAATATCCATAAAAATTGGAGAGACATTTTGCTACAAGCCAGCTATTACAGATGGTAATACTTATCCGTCAAAACATGGGATTACTGCCTTAGGAAGAGCAGGAACAGATAGTGACAATTGGCCAATGGTAAGACAAAGTGCTTGGACAGTTCTAGAAGCTAAAACAAAAGGGTTTGTCATCAACAGAGTGAAATTCAACACCAGCAATCAGCCTGTTGCAGATAATGGGACAACGTTGGTAATTACCGATCCAGTTGAAGGAATGATGGTTTATGATACCACTAACAATTGTTTGAAAGTTTATACAACTACCGACGGAACTACTTTCGCTTGGCATTGTATGACTACACAAGCCTGCCCTAATTAATATAAACACAATTTCATATATAAGAGGAGTTTTCCAAACGGGTGGCAGTAAAATCTTGCCACCATTGGAAATCTCAATTAAAAAACAGAATCAAAATTTAACAAAAAATAAATTACAGCTATGAAAAAAAAGACAACTATTTTAGTATTGATTGGAGTTTCTACAATGGCATTTTCTCAAGTAGCTATTGGAAAATCAGAAATCACGAAGCTATCGGATAACATCACGCCTAATCCGGGAATTTCTTTAGAATTTGGTCCAGATACAACCGAAAAAAAGGGAATTGTACTTCCTTGGGTGACAGCAACTACTAATTCTTCTCCTTTTATTACAGGATATGCAGGAAGTAACACAGTGGTAGACGGGACAATCGTTTATGACACATCTGATCACAAAGTAAAATATAAAAAAGCCGGAATCTGGTTTGATTTGAGCGTAGATGCCAATGGAAATGCAGATACCACATTACAAGATTCTAAATCAGATTTACCTAATGCAAAAGCAGCAATAGGAACAAACGGTGCAACGGATACTACTCCTGGAATTTTAGTTCTCACCGATACAGATAAGGCTATGATTTTGCCAAAAGTTGCTTTGCCACACCTTAATATTAAAAATCCGGCAGCAGGAATGTTGGTTTATGATACCACAAATAGACAATTAGCTGTTTTTAATGGTACCAATTGGTCATTTTGGAAGCCTTAAAATAAAGTAATCAATGTTGCTTTCAGTCTAAAAATGTCATTTGTGTTTTTAGAGATCTTTCAGATTTCTTTTTTCTTTTTTAGCTGAAGGCTTTTTTTAAATTAACCCCAAAGAATAATATTTGAGATTAGCCATCAATGATTTTTAGGTAAAACAAAATGTTCATCAATTATAAAATATTATTCAGGAATCACATATCGAAATTACTATGACATTAAATGATTTTTCAGATAAATATTTTGATCAGAATGATTTTTTAGATTCAAAAGACAGAGAAAAACTTTTAGAACTGGTTCAATTTGTCACTATTCCAAAAGATAAAATCTTACTTCATAGAGGTGAACAGATAAAACAGGTAGGAATAATTCTAAAAGGACTAATAAGAGTTTATAATAAGAATAATAGAACGGTTTGGTTTGTGCAAAATAATGGAATTTATGGATCAATAGATACTTTAGCTCTTGATCGCGCTTCATCCCTCACTTTTGAAACATTAGAAGAGACGAGTATGTTTTTACTTAATTATGATGATTTAGAAGAAGCAATTATATCATATCCGAATATTGCCAGCTTGCTTCTAATGTACTGGAAAAGAACAGCGGTAGAAATTTACCGTAATTTTTATACATCTTTAAGCTTATCTCCAGAAGAAAAGTATTTAGAAATTTTGCAAAAAAATCCTCAATTAATTTTAAATGTAAAATCAAAAGATCTTGCTTCTTATTTAGGAATTCATCCTACCTCATTAAGTAGATTAAAAAGAAGATACTTCGTTTCAAAAGAAAATAAAGATTGATTTACTGCGTGTTCTCATCTTTTGTTTATAATGTCATTGTCTATTGCTAATAATATAAATAGCGAAAGTATATTATTCTTCGTAATCGGATTTTTTATTTAATAATAATATGTAATTATTTTATTTTCGTTGAAATATTAAAATAAAAATTGATGAAATTTAAAATTTATTTCGAAAAAATTATTTATCAAATGAATTATAAAATGAGATCAAAAAGATTGATTAGTAATTCTTTAAATAAATTTAACCTAATAACACTAGATGAAGATGCAGAAACTTGAAAAAATCTCCCAACATAAATTTATTGAGTATAAAGAATGATTCATTCTTAGGGTAGAGTTCCCATTCAAAAGTTTCCTGTTCCGGACAAAATCTCTTAAAACAAAGCTAAATGTAAGCACCACACAGTTTCTAGGTAGCCCTACGCACCCAAAGCCTGTGACAACGGAGGTGTAAACTCCGAAAAAGATGGTAAAAAGTTATTGCAACAGCCAAAGAATAACTTCAAAAAACAAAACATAACAATCCAACATGAAAACTTAATGATTATGAATGTAAGATTTAAAAATTTTTTAGCATTGCTGGCAGTAGCGATTTCTGTTTTCTGCTATGCACAAACACCTACTCTCATTGCCAGTGGTACATACAAAGCAAGCGGTAGTGGGGCTTCTGGAATACCTCCGGTTAGTATAGATATACCTGCAGGGAAAAACAGAGTAATGATTATTAGCACTTTTTCCGAAAGAGTTCATAGTACATATAACAGTAATTTTGTATATAACACCGATGGAGCAACAGATGGAGATTATGCACATCCGATTTTTGTAAATGGTGTCTCTGGAACATTTTTATCTGCTCCTTGGACATCTAATAAAAATATCAGTGGTAACTCAGCTACTGTAAATTTTTCTACTAATAACACAGTAAGATATGTCTCAGATGCAATGGGACTGCCTACTGGAATAGCAACTGTAACATTTACTGGGATTAATTTGCCGGAAAATTCTGGTGATGAAATGATTGTAAATGTAGCTGTTTTTGCGAATGCAAGTGCCAATCTTTCTTTACTAAGCTGGAATAACGTTACAGATTTTGATACTACACCCTTTTTAACACTATCAGGTACTACTCCTACGATTCCTGTTGGAAATACAATTGGAAATATTGTTTTCTTAGGAACTGGTGGCATTACACAATCTAAAACCGTTACGTTTTCCACTGGATGGACAGCAATACAATCAGATATAGTAACTAATACAGCAGGAAGTTCTCCCTATACACTTTCTCCCAATGAACACGATGGTATTGGTTTTACTACAGCCTATAGAACCATCGCATCTGGTAATCCTACTTTCACATTGTCAAGAACAGCAACAAATCCTTCAACAGAAGCAGCATCTGCCAACTTAATTTCTATTTTGCCAATGGCAAGACCTTCTGTTTCTGGTACCGTTTATATTGACAATAATGGCTTAACAGGCGGAATAAACAATGGAGGGACAGGTGGAGGTATCTGGAACATCGCCAATGCATTATATGTAAATGCGGTAGATACCAACGGAAATGTTGTGGCTACAGCATTGGTTAATACATCTGGAGTTTTTACATTTGCTGCAGGTGGTGCATTGATAGAGGGAGATGTTATCAAATTTCAGTTAAGTAAAACACAGGGTACAGTAGGGCAACCTGCTCCAGTAAAAGAGTTGCCTGTAGGTTGGGGCACCGTGGGTGAAAGTACCACTAACGGAACTAGTGACGGAACTATTAATGGTGAATTTACCCTAACCATTGGTACTGTAAACAG
This genomic stretch from Chryseobacterium sp. POL2 harbors:
- a CDS encoding SixA phosphatase family protein, which gives rise to MKTILLIRHAKSDWPEGIDDFDRPLTEVGKSNAIRMAEFLKEKNTAIDCFISSPAKRAKDTCDVFSKIYDKDFDTEQQLYNAREIHFENLIYGLSDDINSVAIFSHNNGISNFANYLSDEIVNLPTCGVAGYEIDCDSWSDFETSKKKFLYFYSPKSIH
- a CDS encoding helix-turn-helix transcriptional regulator; translation: MKTKIPLLLLIFNIVFFYSQEKKTEKQIDSITTALWSSKFFNDEGLVKLTELYYQAKEIDYEEGQIRLLKRIVEIKSSYSDFISALQYLKYLKSLSLSVQQYEEYIYANCLEAKIFFMDKNYSQAKKVLNLAERYLYKIPDKEKRRKAKTEIYIYQWYNFEKSKLPKSSYADSLLSISKKLYNEAVLIENDHKRAKSVLYSTNLMVNSLILLKKYEEAVKYLKIGGQELKTFGEVTYLGVDYYEAKGDVEFNFKHYKGSSNDSALASYNKAIKIGEALGYTAKTKELYSKVAEIYREKEDYAKQALFLQKSSNLEDSIQVKENKGLNEVKSLLYANKGDVTETPSQNRTLLYFLSAVALIIIVIGGGKLYFNKKKNKIQPLEKVTSEKDPIVKTNAYNHLISLALKNDSSFYLTFLEAFPDFSEKLLNINPLMKISDIEFCAYIKLNLETKQIAIMKKISVRAVEGKKYRIRKKLGISAEENMYIWFLKL
- a CDS encoding helix-turn-helix transcriptional regulator, yielding MIEKDHFFSAPPESRRIPVSTLLRLLNEDSTSFYIAFLETYPDFTEKLLKINPAMKFSDIEFCAYIKLNLETKQIAQFKKISTRAVEGKKYRIRKKLNIPPNINMYIWMSRL
- a CDS encoding Crp/Fnr family transcriptional regulator, translated to MTLNDFSDKYFDQNDFLDSKDREKLLELVQFVTIPKDKILLHRGEQIKQVGIILKGLIRVYNKNNRTVWFVQNNGIYGSIDTLALDRASSLTFETLEETSMFLLNYDDLEEAIISYPNIASLLLMYWKRTAVEIYRNFYTSLSLSPEEKYLEILQKNPQLILNVKSKDLASYLGIHPTSLSRLKRRYFVSKENKD